One Niabella beijingensis DNA window includes the following coding sequences:
- a CDS encoding DUF4142 domain-containing protein: MIRSVTGIVLISMICTLVIPACGPHRNDQKEKAVAANEAKFKKRNPDVVSATLERDARFAVDAIASGLMEIKWSELAQKNGSEPRVKAFGNSMAAAQQTANNELRRMAASKQITLPDTAVAGARYQQLKSLTGDRFDKDYIKTMIRSQRQNIEVFNRYISAGKDSDLLRWAILKLPALKQHLGYARGVDSILERQRINGVPSLP, encoded by the coding sequence ATGATCAGAAGCGTTACCGGTATTGTTTTGATAAGCATGATTTGTACACTGGTCATTCCGGCATGCGGGCCGCATCGCAATGATCAGAAAGAAAAAGCGGTGGCGGCAAATGAAGCAAAGTTTAAAAAAAGAAACCCGGATGTGGTGTCGGCTACACTGGAGCGTGATGCCCGTTTTGCTGTGGATGCTATAGCATCAGGCCTGATGGAAATAAAGTGGAGCGAACTGGCGCAAAAGAACGGCAGCGAACCACGGGTAAAAGCGTTTGGAAACAGTATGGCTGCAGCTCAACAGACTGCGAATAACGAATTAAGGAGAATGGCCGCTTCCAAACAAATTACATTACCGGATACAGCTGTTGCCGGTGCACGGTATCAGCAATTGAAATCTTTAACAGGAGATCGGTTTGACAAGGATTATATCAAAACCATGATCCGTTCGCAACGGCAGAACATTGAGGTTTTTAACAGATACATCAGCGCGGGAAAAGATTCAGACTTGCTGAGGTGGGCTATATTGAAGCTGCCGGCCTTGAAACAGCACCTGGGATATGCCAGAGGCGTGGACAGCATCCTGGAGCGTCAGCGGATAAATGGCGTACCTTCCCTGCCCTGA
- a CDS encoding Gfo/Idh/MocA family protein, with protein sequence MSNRRSFLKNIAVGAGALAIDPAFAVDDASMQHAHALEKTTAAFNMSGFGATKLDKVRIGFIGVGNRGSGAVARMRNIAEVEIVAICDHRPERIARSQETLQKAGLPRAKEYTGEEGWKALAGSNDVDLLYICTPWSLHTPMAVYGMQQGKHVAVEVPAAVTLDQCWQLVETSEKTKKHCMMLENCCYDFFEMMTLNMAQQGVFGELLHAEGAYIHDLLSMNFEKNSYDQMWRLEENAKRNGNLYPTHGLGPIAQCLNINRGDKMDYLISMSTNDFQMHDLAVKKAGEDSFYNKYTNKNFRGNMNTSIIRTTKGKTIMLQHDVTSPRPYSRIHVLSGTKGVAQKWPEPAKIAFGHEWVKEDEMKKLEEKYTPALVKHIGEMAKKVGGHGGMDFIMDWRLIDCLRNGLPLDQDVYDAALWSAAGIVSEHSVAKRSSPINVPDFTRGNWKTNKQVNLSLEGATTTTRALKS encoded by the coding sequence ATGAGTAACCGAAGGAGTTTCCTTAAAAACATTGCTGTGGGAGCAGGAGCCCTTGCCATTGACCCTGCATTTGCCGTTGACGATGCATCTATGCAACACGCGCATGCGTTGGAGAAAACCACCGCTGCCTTTAACATGAGCGGCTTCGGGGCCACCAAACTGGATAAGGTCCGGATCGGTTTTATCGGGGTAGGCAACAGAGGCAGCGGAGCTGTCGCCCGTATGAGAAATATCGCGGAAGTGGAGATCGTTGCGATCTGTGACCACCGCCCCGAGCGTATTGCAAGATCCCAGGAAACATTGCAGAAGGCAGGATTGCCCAGGGCCAAGGAGTATACGGGAGAGGAAGGCTGGAAAGCACTTGCCGGGAGCAATGATGTAGACCTGCTCTATATCTGCACCCCCTGGTCGCTTCACACACCCATGGCGGTATATGGCATGCAGCAGGGGAAGCATGTGGCGGTGGAGGTGCCTGCAGCAGTGACGCTGGATCAGTGCTGGCAACTGGTTGAAACATCGGAGAAAACCAAGAAGCATTGTATGATGCTTGAGAACTGTTGCTATGATTTTTTTGAAATGATGACCCTCAATATGGCACAGCAAGGTGTTTTTGGCGAGTTGCTGCATGCAGAAGGGGCATATATCCATGATTTGCTGAGTATGAACTTTGAAAAGAATTCGTACGATCAGATGTGGCGCCTGGAAGAAAACGCAAAGCGCAATGGCAATCTGTATCCGACCCATGGTCTGGGACCGATAGCCCAATGTCTCAATATCAACCGGGGGGATAAAATGGATTACCTCATTTCAATGAGTACCAATGATTTTCAGATGCACGACCTGGCAGTAAAGAAAGCAGGGGAGGACAGCTTTTATAATAAATATACCAACAAGAACTTTCGGGGCAATATGAATACCTCCATCATCCGGACCACTAAGGGAAAGACGATCATGCTGCAACATGATGTTACTTCACCCCGGCCGTATTCACGTATTCATGTGCTGAGCGGTACAAAGGGCGTAGCACAAAAATGGCCCGAGCCGGCAAAGATCGCTTTCGGGCATGAGTGGGTAAAGGAAGATGAAATGAAAAAACTGGAAGAAAAATATACACCGGCATTGGTAAAACATATTGGTGAAATGGCAAAAAAAGTAGGCGGTCATGGCGGGATGGATTTTATTATGGACTGGCGACTGATCGATTGCCTGCGCAACGGGCTGCCGCTTGATCAGGATGTATATGATGCTGCACTCTGGAGTGCCGCCGGTATCGTAAGCGAACATTCTGTTGCAAAAAGGTCCTCGCCCATAAATGTGCCTGACTTTACCAGGGGGAACTGGAAAACCAACAAGCAGGTCAATCTTTCACTGGAGGGCGCCACCACCACTACACGGGCATTAAAAAGTTAA